The Gordonia iterans DNA window CGTACCAGAGATGCGCCGTGCTGCGGTGCTCGGGCACGTTGTCAGGATCGGCGAGGACGGCGTCGGTGCGTCTGGACAGCGCCGGGCGCACCCCGGCGACCTGAATCACCAGTGCGCCGACCGCGACGCCGAGTCCGGCCGTCGCGCCGGTCGGCCAGCCGCCGCCGGCCGCGGCGATCGCGATCAGGGCGATCGCGATCACCGCCTCCACCGAGTTCAGCGCCCGGAACACCAGGCGCCCGATCCCGAGTCCCAGCGGAATCGTGATGTGCGGTGCGCGGAACTTCAGCGGCGCCTCGATGAACGAGATCGCCACCACCATGCCGAGCCAGAGGAAGACCAGCGCCGAGCCGACCGCGACAGCGGTGCTCACTTGCGCCCGCCCACCCGGATCAGTTCCGGGCCGAAGGTCTCGTAGTGGATCCGGTCCTCGGGGAGGTCCTTGTCCAACAGGGCGCCGCGGACGGAACTGAGGAAGCCCGCCGGGCCGCACAGCAGTGCGACGGTGGCCGGGTCGATGCTGATCTCGTCCAGGGACATCTGGCCCACCCGCGCTCCGTCGCCGGCGTCGTAGCCGTTCTCATACCACTGCTGCAGGGTCGCGGTGGGCAGTTGGCCGACGAGTTCGGCCAGCTCGCCGCGGTGCGGCTGGCGCGAGCGGGAGCGGTCGGCGTGCAGGACCTGGACCGGCCGCGGGTCTCCGGTCTGGACCAGGTGGTGCAGCAGGCCGATCACCGGGGTGCAGCCGATCCCGGCGGAGGCCAGCAGCAGCGGCGCATCGCCGTCCGGCAGCGAGAGATCGCCGAACGGGGTGCTGACTCGCAGTTCGTCGCCTTCGAAGACCCGCTCGTGCAGATGGGTCGAGACCTCGCCGTCCCGCTTGACGGAGAACCGCCAGCGCGCATCGTCGGGCGAGCCGGTGAGACTGTACTGGCGGATCTGTCGAGCGCCGTCGTCCAGCGGGACCTGCACCGAGACGTACTGGCCCGGGGCGAACGACGGCAGCGGGTCACCGTCGCCGGTCAGGGTGAACGACACCGCATCCGGGCTGACCTGTTCGCGGGCGACGACCCGGGCGGTGCGCCAGACATCGCCGGGCGCCACCCCGGCCGCGGCGTACAGCTCGGACTCGCGGCCGATCAGCACGTGGGCCATCTCCCAGTAGAGCTCGTCCCATGCGGCCGCCACCTCGGGGGTCACCGCCGGGCCGAGGACCTCGACGATCGCGGCGAACAGGTGCTCGTGCACAATCGGGTACTGCTCGGCGACGACGCCCAGCGAGGCGTGCTTGTGCGCCACGCGCTCGATGATGATCCGCTGCTCCTCGGGGTCGGGATGCAACTGCAGGCGGGCGAAGGCGGCGATCGATCCGGCCAGCACCTTGGGCTGCGTGCCGATCTGCTGGTTGGTCCGGTTGAACAGATCGTCGAGCAACTCCGGGTGCGCGGTGAACATCCGGTGGTAGAAGTTCGGCGTGATGTCGTCGAGGGCGCCTTCGACGGCGGGCAGGGTCGCCGCGAGCACGTCGCGGGTCTGGTCGGAGATCATCGTGGATTCCTGTTCTCTGCGGTGGGGCTGCGATCGCGGCCGGTGACGGTCGCGTCGGCCCGTGCCCGTTCGGCACGGGAGTCGGTGGCGGCCGGAAAGGCCGGGTACAGCAGGAGCGCTGCGGAGTCCTCGGCGAGATCGGCGACGGTGAGCGCGTCCAGGCTCTCGAAGAACGCCTGCTGGGCGCGGGCCAGCGCACCGCGGAGGCGGCAGTCGGCCCGGAGCGGACACGGCCGGCCGGCCGGGCCGGCGCCGCCGTCGCAGTCGACGACGGGGCCGGCGCCCTCCAGTTCGCGGGTGACCCAGCCGACGCCCGCGGTACGGCCGAGAGCGGTGATGCTGAGGCCGCCGCCGCGCCCGCGCCGCGCGTGCACCACGCCGATCTCGGACAGCCGACTGACGACCTTCGCAACGTGGGTGTGCGGCACAGCCAGCTCCTCGGCGAGGCCGCAGCTCGTGTGCGTCCGGTCGCCGGAACCGGCCGCCAGGCGCATCAGCACGCGGAGGCCGATGTCGGTGAAGCGGGTCAGCTGCATGCATCGATCAGAACATAATCGGTATCGCCGATGCGCATTTGAGTGGGCAAGCTCTCACAGGACGAAAGTCCTTGTGGGGCAGGGTTTTCAGGCCTGGATTCGGGGGCGAGTGCGCCGGTCAGGACGGCATGCGCATCACGCGCTGCAATTCCTTCTCGGCTTCTTCCGGGGCGATGAACACGAGCTCGTCGCCGCCCTCGATCGGGTCGTCGGGGAGCGGGACGATCACCCGCTTGCCGCGGATGATCGTCACCAGGGCGACGTCGCGGGGCAGTTGCAGCCGCCGGACCGCCTTGCCTGCCAGCGGGGTGTCGTCGGGCAGGGTCAACTCCACCAGATTGGCCTGCCCCTGCCGGAACGTCATCAGGCGGACCAGATCGCCGACGCTCACCGCCTCCTCGACGAGGGCGGCCATCAGCCGCGGTGTGGAGACCGCGACGTCGACGCCCCAGTCCTCGTTGAACAGCCATTCGTTCCGGGGATCGTTGACGCGGGCGACGACGCGGTTGACCGCGAACTCGGTGGTGGCGAGCAGGCTGACCACCAGGTTGAC harbors:
- a CDS encoding potassium channel family protein codes for the protein MKVAIAGAGAVGRAIARELTGAGHQVTLFERNPRSIDADALPQVDWIHADACELQDLERAELQTFDVMIAATGDDKVNLVVSLLATTEFAVNRVVARVNDPRNEWLFNEDWGVDVAVSTPRLMAALVEEAVSVGDLVRLMTFRQGQANLVELTLPDDTPLAGKAVRRLQLPRDVALVTIIRGKRVIVPLPDDPIEGGDELVFIAPEEAEKELQRVMRMPS
- a CDS encoding globin domain-containing protein; its protein translation is MISDQTRDVLAATLPAVEGALDDITPNFYHRMFTAHPELLDDLFNRTNQQIGTQPKVLAGSIAAFARLQLHPDPEEQRIIIERVAHKHASLGVVAEQYPIVHEHLFAAIVEVLGPAVTPEVAAAWDELYWEMAHVLIGRESELYAAAGVAPGDVWRTARVVAREQVSPDAVSFTLTGDGDPLPSFAPGQYVSVQVPLDDGARQIRQYSLTGSPDDARWRFSVKRDGEVSTHLHERVFEGDELRVSTPFGDLSLPDGDAPLLLASAGIGCTPVIGLLHHLVQTGDPRPVQVLHADRSRSRQPHRGELAELVGQLPTATLQQWYENGYDAGDGARVGQMSLDEISIDPATVALLCGPAGFLSSVRGALLDKDLPEDRIHYETFGPELIRVGGRK
- a CDS encoding RrF2 family transcriptional regulator; protein product: MQLTRFTDIGLRVLMRLAAGSGDRTHTSCGLAEELAVPHTHVAKVVSRLSEIGVVHARRGRGGGLSITALGRTAGVGWVTRELEGAGPVVDCDGGAGPAGRPCPLRADCRLRGALARAQQAFFESLDALTVADLAEDSAALLLYPAFPAATDSRAERARADATVTGRDRSPTAENRNPR